The sequence actattgtactactactcatactaacataccactaatactaacgtactactcatactaacgtactattcgtactaacgtactactcatagtaacatactactaatactaacgtactactaatagtAACGCACTACTGATACTTAGTGTGATGTCTAAATGAGTatatagtgcgttcacattagatagtatgaatagATTATGTGAGAAATatcaggatgtatactatatggggacattagtatgcacggtgggcacactagtcatactcaaccgtcaaatgatgcattgggagctgaatgtaaaatggtcctgggaccagcttcaagctaaaaatcaaacatcctcttttcaaaataaaagcatctgttcttgtcttccatgagtttattttttcaacTTATTTgcaaatagggctcttattttgaagtgaacaggaagtgtagtcagtagaccaatggagagtctctgaaaatgtaaatgaaatatgtctgtgagttttatggattattattttatggaaatttggaagtatacttaagtgggaacgctcatcatcctaatcatactatagtatatagtagacagtatatactatagtatataccagAGTATATATATACCGTCTACtttatactatagtctatagtagacagcatatactatagtatatagtagacagtatatactatagtatatagtagacagcatatactatagtatatagtagacagtatatactatagtatatagtagacagtatatactatagtatatagtagacagtatatactatagtatataccagAGTATATATATACCATCTACTTTATACTATAGAATATAGTAGACAgcatatactatagtatatagtagacagtatatactatagaatacagtagacagtagacagtatatactatagaatatggtagacagtatacactatagtctatagtagacagtatatactatagtatatagtagacagtatatactatagtatatagtagacagtatatactatagtatatagtagacagtatatactatagtatatagtagacagtatatactatagtatatagtagacagtatactatagtatatagtagacagtatacactatagtctatagtagacagtatatactatagaatatggtagacagtatgtactatagtatatagtagacagtatatactatagtatatagtagacagtatacactatagtctatagtagacagtatatactatagaatatggtagacagtatacactatagtctatagtagacagtatatactatagaatatggtagacagtatacactatagtctatagtagacagtatatactatagtatatagtagacagtatatactatagtctatagtagacagtatatactatagtctatagtagacagtatatactatagtatatagtagacagtatatactatagtctatagtagacagtatatactatagaatatggtagacagtatacactatagtctatagtagacagtatatactatagtctatagtagacagtatatactatagtatatagtagacagtatatactatagtctatagtagacagtatatactatagtctatagtagacagtatatactatagtctatagtagacagtatatactatagtatatagtagacagtatatactatagtctatagtagacagtatatactatagtatatagtagacagtatatactatagtctatagtagacagtatatactatagtctatagtagacagtatatactatagtatatagtagacagtatatactatagtctatagtagacagtatatactatagtctatagtagacagtatatactatagtctatagtagacagtatatactatagtctatagtagacagtatatactatagtatatagtagacagtatatactatagtatatagtagacagtatatactatagtctatagtagacagtatatactatagtctatagtagacagtatatactatagtatatagtagacagtatacactatagtctatagtagacagtatatactatagtctatagtagacagtatatactatagtatatagtagacagtatacactatagtctatagtagacagtatatactatagaatatggtagacagtatatactatagtatatagtagacagtatatactatagtatatagtagacagtatatactatagtctatagtagacagtatatactatagtctatagtagacagtatgtactatagtatatagtagacagtatatactatagtatatagtagacagtatacactatagtctatagtagacagtatatactatagaatatggtagacagtatacactatagtctatagtagacagtatatactatagtatatagtagacagtatatactatagtctatagtagacagtatatactatagtctatagtagacagtatatactatagtatatagtagacagtatacactatagtctatagtagacagtatatactatagtatatagtagacagtatatactatagtctatagtagacagtatatactatagtctatagtagacagtatatactatagtatatagtagacagtatatactatagtctatagtagacagtatatactatagtctatagtagacagtatatactatagtctatagtagacagtatatactatagtctatagtagacattatatactatagtatatagtagacagtatacactatagtctatagtagacagtatatactatagaatatggtagacagtatacactatagtctatagtagacagtatatactatagtatatagtagacagtatatactatagtatatagtagacagtatatactatagtctatagtagacagtatacactatagtctatagtagacagtatatactatagaatatggtagacagtatacactatagtctatagtagacagtatatactatagtatatagtagacagtatatactatagtatatagtagacagtatatactatagtatatagtagacagtatatactatagtatatagtagacagtatacactatagtctatagtagacagtatatactatagaatatggtagacagtatacactatagtctatagtagacagtatatactatagtatatagtagacagtatatactatagtatatagtagatagtgcatgtttgttttaaacaaaGAATCAATGGACTGTGTGGTTATCGCCCTCTAGTGGCCACTGTTCTGATAGTTGATGAAATGGTGATAACAGGTTAGAATGAGTATACATCCTTTACTCTCTGTGTTCCTGCTAGCATGATGCTATCACTGAGTAATGTAGCACCAGTCAAAACCTGTTGTTGTCTGATCAATTAAAGGACGTTATTACTCTatcttttacatttcaaatgttCAGTATGGATTTGTGTGTATGTAGGTTACATTACCATAATCAATAAcccacaaaaatataataactattttttttcagaTCAAGCAGAAATTCAACTAACTTCTGTattaaaatccttttttatgTCACATCTTCAATGAAAACTCACATTCACGTGAAATGAAGATGTAAATTCCACGCTGAGGTACGTGTTTAAGTAAGGCagcataaaaatggtaaaatggaaaagattttttttaggtaaggctatagatgGGTTTATACCTCCATGATCCCATGGGGAGTCTTTGGTTTTTATGTACGAGCCGTGTTTGGGACCAGGCTTAACCAGGTTGGTTGGTTATAATAATTAAACTCGCTGCAGCCAAGAAAAAGGTAGGAGACATGGACAGGGAGGTGCACGATGGAAGAGCCGCTTGAACAGAATGAAGCCTGAATCCCAGGAGGAGAAGTCAGTGGACGAGGGAGCAATAACGGACTGGTCTCCAGTAGGAAAGGCAAGGGAAGAAGTAGAAACCATGGAGGAAATGATGACACAGCAGGAATAAAGAACAAACATGGTgaggatagagagagagagaggaggtggtGGTAAGAAGGAAAACtgaaccaaatcaaaataatattaaagtTAGAGTCGAGAGATGCGCAGGAGTTTGGACAGAGTCCTTTTTTACTGACAGAGTTAATGGGTAAAGTGGGAGAGATGGAGATGGTGAGGTTTGTAAGGGATGGTAGTTTgctagttatttaaaaaaaaagaaagataagtCAATGAAAATGAAGAGTGTGTGTGGAAGGATGGTTTGTGATTGGAGAAAATAAAGTAACATGAGGAGTGAAATGAAAATATGGTACAGAActgaggaaggaaggaaggtaGAAAGTTTTTCTGTGTTACAGAGACATGGCAGCAACCTGGGACATACTAATGAGGCCCGCCCACCCAGATACCACTACCTCAATAAGGCTCCAACAACTGGCCTGGGTGGGTGCCTTGGTGTTTAACATCACAACAACATTGATACAGTATTTCACCCGTGTCTGTGCCCAGTAACGGCTCCTTTGAAAGTCTGGTTTTTAGCTGCAAAAAACCTTTTTCATCAACAATAGTCCTCATCTATCACCTCCCAAACCACAACCAACCTTCATCTCTGACATACACAATTTCCTTCTCACACTCTGCACAGCACACTCAAATATTCTGGTTATTGGTGATTTTAACGTACACATGGATTCCAATAACTGTCAACTGGCCTCCAATTTCAAACATATCCTGGTCTCAACCTCCAGCAGATTGTGGACGGCCCCACACTGGACCTTGTCATTACAGACTCCCTCCCAATCACAGGCCTTCAAGTACATGACGTTGGTGTCTCCGATCACCTGGCTATGGTTATAGTTAAAGTTCCATTATTGGTCCCTCTCACCAAACCAAAACGCCATATACTGAAATACAGAAATATCAAAAACTTGGATTCCACCTCCCTCAGTCAACATCTCCAGCTTCTCTCCCCCTCTCCTCAATCATCAGCTGACGACTTAATGGACTATTATAACACCAGCCTCACCTCCATTCTTAACTCTCTTGCTCCATTGAAAACCCAAACTGTCACATTTACCCGCTCTGCCCCCTGGTTTACAGACGAGCTGAGAGGGATGAAGAGGTCTGGTCGTGTCCTGGAGCGTGCCTGCAAAACATCTGACCTGACGGTGCATAAGTTGGCCTACCGGGAACATCGTAGGGCTTATGCCAAAGAACTCTCCAAGGCTAGGTCAGAACACTATTCAACACTCATAAACAACAGCTCAGATAATTCCAAAAAACTGTTttccacaattaatcacattctCAAACCACAGATCTCCTCATTCTACACCGACACAGACACAAATTGCAAATGGCtttcttgatttcttcacaTTGACAATATCCGTTCCTCATTCCCATTTGTCAATAGCACATCATTGGACCGGCCCAAAAACCTACCACAATTCTCCATCACAACGCAGCAGCAGGAGGTCGAGAACATCATCCGTAAATCTAACCCATCCTTGATCCCCTCCCATCTCCTCTGCTTAAAACTCAcaacaaatttaaacaaaataataaacctATCCTTGGAAACCGGCCATGTTCCAACCTCCCTTAAAACCGCTCTCATTAAACCCACCTCGGACCCTAAACCACTGTCAAACTTCAGACCAATCTCAAATCTCCCATTCATTTCCAAACTCCTTGAAAAAGTTGTTTCCACCCAGCTCCATAATCATCTAAAATCTAACAGACTTTATGAGAAATTCCAATCTGGTTTTGGCCCCTcccacagcacagaaacagctctcATCATGGCTTCTGGTTCCGGTTCCACATTCCTCCTCATTCTTCTCGACCTctctgctgcatttgacacGTAGACCACCATATCCTCCTGCACCGACTCCAGCACTACACAGGTCTCTCTGGCTCCGCCCTTCAATGGTTTCACTGACAGAACTGAATATGAAGCTCTGTCAGTGTCCAGCTCCTCCCTGGAGGAGATGTGGGGGGGGGATGAGTTCAAACTGGAACCTCTCATCAcctctgttttattttctggaCACACCTTCCCCTCTGTCACAAACCTCAGGGTTAAATGTGACCCCCACCTTTCCTTTGACAGTCATGTCACCTCCATTTGCAAAACTTCAATATTTCACCTCCGTAATATTCCCACACTGTGCCCCTCCCTCTCCCTTCCTGCTGCAGAGAAACTCATCATTATAGTCTTGCTTAtttatcttcattgcactagtttttgggttttttactGCACTTTATCTGATGTGAGCTACCATAGGGTTAGGGGTGGATCAATAAaactatctatcgatctattagtttttttcagatgatctgttgatgtaaaatacaatatttacattagcACAAACATTTATAAGGCTAAGCTAACGTGGCTTAGTTTTTTTCAAACAGGTGAAATGAAAAATctttctattatttattatgacaTTGAATTTAGTCGCAAGGGTTAATTTTGATAccattaaattgtaataacAGTCGTAATTAGGGTGAATTGTTTTTATAATAAcggtttaatttgatttattgttgtatttgtgtCCATTAAAAAGATGGCATGGTTGGTCTTATTTAGCAGAGATTTGTCATAATGTACGTAAATTAAAACTTCATGCGATTtgtacataaaaaatattatctgacCAAATCTTATGTTTTCTCTCTTTATGTTATTATAGAATTAAACCAAATGAACCTGTTGAACTCACTGATGCTTaaagttttaaatgtttgtatttttgtcagcAACTTGAAACCTGAGGTGATGTGAGCATTATTATCATTGCTCCATTTGTCCATAACTACAGTCATTTAAGTTCTATAAATTACAGAAACACTTTGATGTAcatgtgaaaaacacaaaaacatttcaaggTAAGATTCATCTGCTCACAGACAGACTATTGTGTAAATCTGATATCAATGCTGATTAAAATAATTGATCCTATTAGTtctacaagttatttttgttctaTTCTTTGTCTgtaataatcattttattttgcttctatttgttttacaaatgttgatTTGCTGTTGTACTTTACAGAGCAGAGATGTGTCATATAGAATACACCTCAATATGTGCAGCTGTGCCTAATGTCTACGTCCCTCTACTGAACCATCCTAGtcactccttctccttctcaaCCTGCTTCAACACCAGTTCCTCCACTCTTTCATCTACAGTATGATCTAAAATAGTCAAATATCTTCACTGTAGCCTCTTATTATTCTGGATAAATGTTCCTACACGTgtccaaaacaaacacacaccatcACCTTCAGGAAGAACCTGGTAGACTACGCTCCTCATCATCAATGGTGACCTGGTGGAGAACGTATGgttcttcaggttcctgggtgtTCACATCCAGGAGGAGCTCTCCTGGGCCACCACCAGACCCCTCctctctgacccctcccacccatcctctctgacccctcccaccctgctccCCTCAGAAGGAGATACGGATCAATCAAAGCTCCACCTCCAGAATGACAAACAGTTTGTATCTCTGGACCATTAgttagttggttggttggttgttggttggttggttggttggttggttggttggttggttggttggttggttggttggttggttggttggttggttggttggttagttagttagttagttagttagttagttagttggttagttggttagttggttagttggttggttagttagttagttggttggttggttggttggttggttggttagttggttggttggttggttggttggtggtTGGTTGGTGGGTTGGTTGGTTGTTGTTTGGTGGGTGggttgttggttggttggtcgTTTGGTGATTGGTGGGTGGGTTGGTTGGTGGttggttagttagttagttagttagttagttagttagttagttagttggttggttggttggttggttggttggttggttggttggttggttggttggttggttggttggttggttaggtagttggttggttggttggttggttaggtggttagttagttagttagttagttagttagttagttagttagttagttagttagttagttagttagttagttaggtagttggttggttagttggttagttagttagttagttagttagttagttagttagttagttagttagttagttagttagttagttagttagttagttagttggtTAGGTAGTTAGTTGGTTAGGTAGTTGGTTGGTTaggtggttggttggttggttggttggttggttggttggttggttggttggttggttggttagttggttagttagttagttagttagttagttagttagttggtTAGGTAGTTAGTTGGTTaggtggttggttggttggttggttggttggttggttggttggttggttggttagttggttagttatttagttagttagttagttagttagttggtTAGGTAGTTAGTTGGTTAGGTAGTTGGTTGGTTaggtggttggttggttggttggttggttggttggttggttggttggttggttagttaGACATGTAGTTACTCAAACTACATGTGTAATAATCCACATCAAAGTGTAATTAACtgagttatatttatttatctaataactatatgtttatattgtgtgtatgcTAATGTATATAGTGCTGAGTAGTTATttagtattatatatttatacgtctttccttttccagtattttatttacgtgtgtgttttatgtcattcaCAGAGATCATCTTAATATtgtacatttatacaaaaacaataaatgcttttattctaaaacagttttttctccactgtagctgatgcttgtttatgtggaattgttgttgttgttttttattaattttatattttgttatgagCACTATGATGTGACTTTTTCTTttcgttgttttttttataaataaagttgaattaaattaaataaagacactaAACATGTTTCATTTACAGCTCATcgtatttgtttaatattgttttgtgttgatctTATATAACTTCATTTGTACTTTTTAGACATTACTAAATATTGCCTTTTGTCAACCACTTATTTATGtctttagttattattattattataattatgatcATAATACTTATAACTTAAATAATACTGGGTTGATTCTTCTCTGTAACATTTACTGTTAGTTCTCGCCAAGGTAAGTTTTAGTGGTtctaatataaatgtatttgtatctggcattatatatttaatatgttAATAACATTATGCATATTCACAACtgtaagaaaatgtaaatatttgtatattttactgatgtcatttatattatatttatgatATATATAGCGATAACTATATTCCTTGAGGTCTACTTTCACTAGATCTGAGCTATAAGCTGTGCTTTTACTTATAGACATTATACAGTGATTATCAAATCATGATTCTGCATATGATTAATTATTTCTAGTGTAGTTTTAATGCAATTGTGCATAAATTATGAGCACATGAGACACCATCCTATTAAAACcttaaaattgcattttttttaaaaataagagaatacgtaaaatataaacacaaattgTTGAACGTAAAACCACATCTTGAACGTTTTGATATCATTTCATAAAACAATTAGCTCTGGACTGTAAGAATCACTTTAATCACaaaacaattatatatatatatatataaagacacagttatcataaaactgacttagtaaaatattttaccttcatgtgttgtatttaaaattttaaGGTATTAACAATGCTGTGAATCTTTAACATTTATCCCTGTTTTAAGGTTAAAACAAAGAGGTTGTGATGAGACGTCAGCACAAATAAAACCATTGTGTCTCTAGATTAAATCCAAACCATCAGGTGACACTATTACACAATTTACATGAAAACTTAAATTAAGAGGTAAAAAAAGGTCTTCACTggttaaagatggaaatccttgttttactcacaaataaaatgggttcaatgTGAACAAAACTGGTGgagaaggtggtgaaatgggcaTGAGAAATTGAGAATGTGGtccatgaaatatggtaaaagtgataataatgggtcaacatacagtatgagACCAGACTGGTTCTGTCCATATATTCAGATTTTAGATAAACTtatataaacatgtttattaaatgCTTTAGTTTGTATGAGTTAAACATAGAACAGAAATCCCAGTATTAATGGTATTTATTGATGCATTAATGGTATTTATTGGTTGGATGTCATCGTTTCCTCGATCCAGGGCAAAAACTCGCAGACTTTGACGTAAACTCCAGGATAGTTTGGTTGAGCACATCCTCGACCCCACGACACCAGGCCGTGGACTTCACCGTAACACACCATCGGACTGCCAGAGTCGCCCTGAGCACAGACacagaactgtgtgtgtgtgtgtgtgtgtgtgtgtgtgtgtgtgtgtgtgtgaacctaCGTTACATGCGTCCTTGCCTCCCTCCATGTGACCAGCACACACCATCCTGCGTGTGATCATCCCAGGATATGCTTCCTCACACGCCTCATCATCAACCACAGGAACGTCTAAACACTGGAGACGTGAGGGCATCACAGCTGTGATGCACAGTTAGCGTCAGATAGCTGCTCATCTTttacattgattgattgattgatcaccTACCGTCTCCTTCTGCTACTGTGTTCCCCCACCCACTCACAGAGCAGGGGAGCCCTCCCATTGGACAGCCTGTGGGCAGAGGGAGGGGGGCCACGGCCTTCGTCACCTCCACAGGATGGAACAGTTTGATCAGCATCATGTCATAGTCTAGAGTCTGGTAGTCATACCTGATAGAACAGGAACCATGATCAATATCTATATTTAAGGAGCACATTGACAGTCTTGTGTCTAAACTTTAATAACGATTTTTCTTTAGAAACAAATCCTGTTTTTCACGTCAGGTCAGAAATGATTTAATCTCCACGACTTTCTTACCTTTACTGGACTTtggtgatttatttatgaatggCTCTGTATCACTGTGCTCTATGTTTTTCTACTGGTTGTGGATACAGTGTCCATCACTATCTACTGTCTGTACGTAGACACTGGCTGCTGTTTATCATTGATATATTCTTAGTTGACCACATATTTGATCAGGTCTAGTAACTGTCATGATCTACGGTCTCAGGATTATTAAAATAGTTGTTCCCAGAGTCAGAACAGAAGTGGGTAAAACTGCCTTTAAATATGTCGCCCTCGCTTCATGGAACAGTTTTTAGATGGATATGAAACTAACAGATCTGGTCACTGTTGGAGAATTTAAATCTTTGTTAAGAGCTAGTGTTTCTAATTCTGACGACATCTTGTTTAGAGCTGGTGTTTCCAGAGCTGCTGGTTGATGATGAACTGatgtatgaatgtatttattattgttgtaactGTGTCTGCTGCTGCCATGCTAGCTCTCTCTATTTCTAATCTCAATGAGGCTTTTATCTgattaaataatcataaaacCAACTCACTGTGGGTGCCAGATGACGGTGTCAGTCTTCATCAGCTGTTCCGTGCCCTCAGAAACACGCAGGTCGTGTTCTCCCAGGATAATCTGCATAGCGTAGGGACTGAAAGAGATGAGGAATAAATCatgtataattatattatatgttattatattaaatacatcatttcaactttttacatcttttttattGATCAATAAAACGATGGGCAACAGAGAGTAACTAATACTCACTTGTACCAGCAGTGGGCGACAGAGAGCACCCACTGGGTGCTGATGAGCGTCCCCCCACAGTAGTGGTATCCATAGTTGAGAGAGGCCATGTAGGGACGAGAGTGAGGCTCACACTCCTCTCCTCCTATAATTCTTCCATCTCCACGAGGAACCGCCGCCGCTGTAGCACAAAGAGGACCCACATGTTTATGACCGTGCatgtaaacgtgtgtgtgtgtgtgtgtgtgtgtttaccagCAGCTCCAACCATCAGCAGCAGAACCAGGGTTACCAGGTGACCTCTCATCATGGAGAACATACCTAGAACCACCAGGGTTCATTTTTATACCTCAGCAGCACACAGTGCTCAGGCTCCGCCCTCCTCCCCTTGCCCCACCCACTACGCTTGGCACTATCAGCTTTCTTATCATAATGTTGTTATTTAAGCACATGTGATAcatcacagcacacacaccttGTAGTGTGTAAAGTGTGTAACACATTCAGCAGCTGTTGAAGAAATAACTACAGCATTTATGTTTGGtgctaaagcagtggttcttaactttttcaaccaaaataaaggtcccagagagcagggaccctccaaaataaaggtcccatagagcagggacccccgctgtagctgaaggtggttgaacacagacatgaacattgaagaacagtcatgtggagacaggaccatctataagggggaataaaggagagatttttggggtccatccataaagtcagtaaaatgatggtccattgttctatgaatctgtgataaccacatttatttattcatctgaataatatccactgttatccaggaacgtttattattattattataatcatcttaaagatggaaatcatggttttaatcactaataaaatggttcaaagtgaccaaaaatggtagaaaaggaggtgaaatgggattttaaaaaccacagaaattggttaaaagttgtaaattagagtagataaaaacagacagaaaaagtggtaaaaggggttcaaagtatcaatattagtacagttagtttaaactggcaaaaaataataacaaaatctagtgaaaagaggttaaaagtgacaataatgggtaaaaatatgtgacattaggtgtaaaagtggtagaaagggtttataagtgatgaacatgtctggaaagtggagaaaaatgcagaaaagtcattgaaatatgatgtagaaatgtcagaaatacattaaaagaagcaaaaatatgggaatgaaaagtcataaaaataggttaaaatatggtgagtttggtgtagttgcagtaaaagggtaaaaataagcaaaaatgggctgaaattgttcagaaaatattcttagtttcttgaaggcatctagagaccccctcccagtgtcttgtgactcCAAATGGGGTCTTGACCCCAAGGTAGAGAACCTCCTGCCAAACGGTTAAGGAAACCTGTTTATATTGATAAGGTTAgtggttcaaatccaacctAATCAATCACTGTGAGATCAGTAACTTTaacttgtttttgtgtaaaagtGTCTGATTAATAAAAtagtaatgttttaaaaaagtaaataaagacatgatgatgatgatgatgatgatgatgatgatgatgaaggtcagGTTGTTGTTTCACTGCTGTTGGTTCATCATGAATTAAGGTCAACGTGGATGAGAAATCAACCACCTGTTGTTTCCAGACCAGACATTTAACCATTTCATTGTGTGTGAAATGATCATCAGTCGTAAAGTTACTGTAAgtggaaaacaataaaaaatgaataaataatacacacatatttaaaaaaaaaacctataattTTAACAATATAAACAGTAAAGAAAGAGAAACATTATTGTATTATGCTACagacgggtgtgtgtgtgtgtgtgtgtgtgtgtgtgtgtgtgtgtgtgtgtgtgtgtgtgtgtgtgtgtgtgtgtgtgtgtgtgtgtgtgtgtctgtgtgtgtgtgcgtgtgtgtgtgtgtgtgtgtgtgtgcgtgtgtgtgtctgtgtgtgtgtgtgtgtgtctgtgtgtgtgtgcgtgtgtctgtgtgtgtgtgtgtgtgtgtgtgtgcgtgtgtgtgtgtgtgcg is a genomic window of Gouania willdenowi chromosome 16, fGouWil2.1, whole genome shotgun sequence containing:
- the LOC114477781 gene encoding trypsin-like is translated as MMRGHLVTLVLLLMVGAAAAAVPRGDGRIIGGEECEPHSRPYMASLNYGYHYCGGTLISTQWVLSVAHCWYNPYAMQIILGEHDLRVSEGTEQLMKTDTVIWHPQYDYQTLDYDMMLIKLFHPVEVTKAVAPLPLPTGCPMGGLPCSVSGWGNTVAEGDAVMPSRLQCLDVPVVDDEACEEAYPGMITRRMVCAGHMEGGKDACNGDSGSPMVCYGEVHGLVSWGRGCAQPNYPGVYVKVCEFLPWIEETMTSNQ